The following are encoded in a window of Pyxidicoccus xibeiensis genomic DNA:
- a CDS encoding heme NO-binding domain-containing protein: MHGIIFNELNRYTLARMGEQGWEKLLREARLPKRIYLAFKSYPDEEAVALVTAASKLTGQPARAILEDFGEYIAPNLLRGYKAVIQPEWSVLDLVEHVERIHDRVRNDPLATPPHLVCRRVAPDLVQVSYMSKRQLCAVGIGFIRGIGRAMEQPVEVLESQCMTKGAPSCEFQVRRAR, translated from the coding sequence ATGCACGGCATCATCTTCAATGAGCTGAACCGCTACACCCTTGCCCGGATGGGAGAGCAGGGCTGGGAGAAGTTGCTCAGGGAGGCCCGGCTTCCCAAGCGCATCTATCTCGCCTTCAAGTCGTATCCGGATGAAGAGGCGGTGGCGCTCGTCACCGCGGCCTCGAAGCTGACGGGCCAGCCGGCCCGCGCCATCCTCGAGGACTTCGGCGAGTACATCGCCCCCAACCTGCTGCGCGGCTACAAGGCGGTCATCCAGCCGGAGTGGAGCGTGCTCGACCTCGTCGAGCACGTGGAGCGCATCCACGACCGCGTGCGGAATGATCCACTGGCCACGCCGCCGCACCTGGTCTGCCGCCGCGTGGCGCCGGACCTGGTGCAGGTGTCCTATATGTCCAAGCGCCAGCTGTGCGCCGTGGGCATCGGCTTCATCCGGGGCATCGGCCGGGCGATGGAGCAGCCCGTGGAGGTCCTCGAGAGCCAGTGCATGACGAAGGGCGCGCCGAGCTGCGAGTTCCAGGTCCGACGCGCCCGGTAA
- the rsgA gene encoding GTPase RsgA, with protein MKSGTSASLPEVRADDSRGRHTTTHRELFVLPHGGLLIDRPGMRELGVWGEEEGVGQVFADILALAEGCRFTDCEHRSEPGCAVRGAVAAGTLPQARVDSFEKLRREQAHQARQVDAVARREQKRRERSNTLLGWEAGRSKRRGRD; from the coding sequence GTGAAGAGCGGCACGTCCGCCTCGCTTCCGGAGGTCCGCGCCGACGACAGCCGGGGCCGCCACACCACCACGCACCGTGAGCTCTTCGTGCTGCCCCACGGCGGGCTGCTCATCGACAGGCCCGGGATGCGCGAGCTGGGGGTGTGGGGTGAGGAGGAGGGCGTGGGCCAGGTGTTCGCGGACATCCTCGCGCTGGCGGAGGGCTGCCGCTTCACGGACTGCGAGCACCGGAGCGAGCCGGGCTGCGCGGTGCGGGGCGCCGTGGCGGCGGGCACGCTGCCCCAGGCGCGGGTGGACAGCTTCGAGAAGCTGCGGCGCGAGCAGGCGCACCAGGCGCGCCAGGTGGACGCCGTCGCGCGGCGCGAGCAGAAGCGCAGGGAGCGCAGCAACACCCTCCTGGGCTGGGAGGCGGGGAGGTCCAAGCGGCGCGGACGTGACTGA